The DNA region AGCAAAAACCCGGTCGTCCCAGTGTTTTATCCCTGGAAAATCAGTTACTCCTCACCTTGGAATATCTGAGGGAATATCGCACTTATTTTCCTATCGCTCAATCATGGGGCATTCATGAATCAACAGTTTGTCGCATGGTGCAAAAAACAGAGAATACACTCATCAAAGAAACCGATTGCCACTTACCCAGCATGAAACAGCTCCATGGTTCAGAAGAGTTATCTCTGACAGTAGTGGTGATGGATGCCATAGAACAGGCGATTGAAAAGCCCAAAAAAACAACGTCTTTACTACTCAGGAAAAAAAAGCATCATTCCCTTAAAGCTCAAATAGTTATTGCTTGGCAGTGGGCACAGATTATCTGTTGTGACTGTGAGAAAGGTAGCACCCATGATTTCAAACTACTCAAAAAGAGTAGAGTGCATTTTCAGCAGGGACAACTCTGCCTTGCCGACGCCGGATATCAAGGCATACACAAGCGGCATCAGCGGAGTCACACTCCTCACAAGAAGCCTAGAGGAGGAGAGTTTACTGCGAGCAGAAACAGGAGAATCAGCTCTTAGCAGCTCAAAGAATCATCATTGAGATGGTATTCAGAATGCTCAAAAGATTCCGCATCTTATCCAGTCGATATCGTAACTGCCGTCGGAGATGGGGATTAAGACTCAATCTCATTGCTGGTCTTTACAATTTTGAATTGCCATAACCTTTTGCAAGAGGTCAATACTTGAAGTGACGATAATGAGATTGATCAAAAGCAATCAGTATCGTCATTATCTCACTTAAACTCAGACTTCTGGGGCGACGCCGCTGTCTTTGTTTTGAGGCCAGTAATTGTTGTTGCCATTGAGGTTCGAAGACTTAGCAAAAATCATCAATGGAACAAAACAAAGGTTCTAGACTGAGCATGGGAGAAGGTAGTGGACTGGTTATCAACTTCCACAATATGTACTTTCTCCTTTTTCTTTCTTATCCCGAACTCACATGAATCTAAGTTTTTCTATATCTGCATAAAGTCGCCAAATTCATCGAAAATCAAGAAAAAACTTAAGAAAAAGTAAAAAATATCCAAGGAAGGCTTTTTTCTGTCAAAACTCGCGTGAAATAGACCATTCAGCCTATGAAGTTAGTCTTCGTTTCGTTACCATAATTAAACCTGAGACATTCAATTGGGGATGGGAGGCGATCGCCGAATTTTGTTGAGATGAGCAAGATTCCAGAAAAGATGGAAATCGCTTAGTTGCCCAAGCCGATCGACTGTTTCAGCACCGATTCTGTTCGTCATCTAGAGGAATCTTGATTGTGGGAAAAACGCTTTGGCGCGATCACCTAGACCCTAACCATGGCAGTGGTTTAGCGACGGTAGGGAATTCACCGACCGTCTATCAATCGCGTCAACAAATTTCTCAACCCGAATGGCAAAAATTTTTAACGACTCCAGCTTCGATTCGGCAGGACGAAATTTTTAGCGAAGTGCTACCGATACAGCCAGTGGATTTGCTGCAAGTGCTTCGAGGAGTTGAGCGCAAGGTCAATATCCAACTCAATCATTTTTACTGGGAGCAACGGACTCAAACGAAAGCAATTTTAGGTTTGGGAGTGTTGCGGGAACTGATTTTAGATGGCGATCGCCGCTTTCAAATTGCCCAAGATTTCATTGAGCAATGCCAACGGAATCTACATCACACTTTAGATGTGGCGATTCCATATTTTGATTGTGGGTTTACTTTTTTTGCACACCAACAACCAAATTCACCTTTCCCAGCAGCACAAATTTCGATTCCGCGCATCCAGATTTTTCAGTTAGATCAGCAATATTTTCTAGTGGTAAATGGCGATCACCGCCATCGTTCAATGCTTGCCCGCATTGCAAAACAAGTCAAGCGGTTTATTGAGAATCTGCCAACCCTCAAGCTTTCTGGAAAAAAGGCGAGTCAGGTCATTATGCATAGTTCTTCCCATAGTTTTGTGGGTGGCGTAAAAAATGCATTGCAACTGATTGAGCAAGGTGATTTGAGCAAAGTGGTGCTGGCCCATGCTCTCGATGTGACAGCAGAGAAGCCTTTCGATATCGTCAATGCCCTCGATAATCTACGCGATCGCCACCCAGATTGTTGTGTATTTTCGCGACGAAATCTGCGAGGAGATACATTTATTGGTGCGAGTCCCGAACGATTACTAGCGATTCAGGATGGCAAGTTGTTGACCGATGCTTTAGCGGGTTCTGCGCCACGGGGAACTACCGATGAGGCAGATTATGCCTTTGCTCACAATTTATTGCATAGCGAAAAGGAACGCCGGGAACATCAAGCTGTTGCTAATTTCTTGATTGAACAGTTGCAAGACCTAAAATTACAGCCTCAAGTGGCAGAGCGAACCCTTCTAAAACTCTCAAATATTCAGCACCTCTGGACACCGATTACAGCGAATCTTCCCGAACATATTCATCCCCTCGAAATTGTCGCGAAGTTGCATCCAACTCCTGCTGTTGCTGGTGTGCCGAGGGTGATCGCCTGTGACCATATCCGCCAAGCAGAACCTTTTGATCGCAATCTCTATGCGGCTCCCATCGGTTGGCTGGATTCCCATGGCAATGCAGAATTTATTGTGGCAATTCGGTCAGCATTAATCCGAGGCAAACACGCACGTTTATACGGTGGTGCAGGCATTGTGGCGGGTTCGCAGCCGGAACGGGAATATGCGGAAGTGCAATTAAAATTGACATCTCTGCTCAATGCGTTGACCTAAAGTAGGGGCGGTTCGAGAACCGCCCCTACAAGTTAATTCAGCAAAGCTTCCAAATTAACTTGTACTAAAGCCACCTTTTTTGATGCTGCGGAGAATTTTGTCGTTAAGGTTTTGGCTAACAAAAATCAAGTCACATTGAATAAGCTGCACACCTTTTCGGATGGGGCTATAGAAGTCCAAAAATTTGTAATCATATTCGGCAAAGAGCGTTAGATATTCATGCAGTTGCGGCTGATTTTCATAACTTTTACTGACTAATAATTCTAGATAAACCAGATCAACAGCCTGTTTTTGGAGCATGGTTTTTGCTCCTTTCAGTGCGGCTAATTCATGGCCTTGCAAATCCAGCTTCAGGATATCGATATGGTGAATTAAATTCTCCGCGCAAAAGTCGTCGATGGAAACGCTTTTTACTTCTAGGTTGTCTTTACTCTTCAGGCGATCGCCCCAACAGACTTTCCCTTCATCGGCGATGGGAAGCACAGAATTTGTCGCGGCATCAGAATTGACATTGAGACTCAATCTTCCTGAAGTTTCAGAGACTGCAACATTCTGCGGGAAAACTCGCTGATCTTTCTGATATTTTGCCTGTAATTTCTCAAAGGAATCAGGGAAAGGTTCAAAGGAATAGATTTTGCTCTTCGGGAAAAAGCGCCGGTATTGTTTGGCGGTTTGGCCGACGTGAGCACCAACATCAAAAATGGTTGGTTCTCGCAATGTAATTAGTTTTTTTTGGGATTTAAAGGCGCTTTTATCGGTGAAGTATCGCGCTAAAAAAATCAGGGATGAAACAATCGGAATCTCAAAAATATTCACAACTCAGCTTTTTACTCACACAAAAATAACCATCCTTCCTTGGGGAAGGTGCCCGAAGGGCGGAAGGGGTTTCGACAATCTACATAACCCACCGAAACCCACCCCTTAATCCCCTCCCAAAAGGGGAAATAATTATTTCGAGACAGCCTTACCCACGAGCCAATTAATCACGCCACCTTTGTAAGGCTTACAAATTTTGGCGATCGCCTCCTCAGAAAAACTCCCTTCCCGAAAGCTGATGATATTGCCATAGAGCGCATTTTCGAGGAATAGCTCATCAGGGTTGAGGGTTTGGGTCTGGAGGTCAAAGATTTTCGAGGTGGCCTCATGGGCATAATCGATCAAAATACTGAAGCCATAACCGCAGTTTTTTAGGGTTTCGAGGCAAAGCATTGTGCCCTCTAGGAATGACTCCGACCAACCCTTGCCGCCCTGACTGCGGGGACTACCGCCACCATATTCAAACATCAAAATTTGCGGGAGTTGCTCAGCCGAAATTGTCGGGAGTTGCTTCATCACGACAGGTTCCCAGCCTTCGATATCGAGCTTGAGACAGGTCAAATTTTCGATATTTGTGTCGCTCAGAAATGTCGGCAAATCAAGAGCTTTCACCTCTTTTGTGTCGGGAGATGAGCCAAACCACGCGGGTTCAAGGGAATTAAAGTTTTCGTTGGCCATGCTCGCAAAGTTGCCCATATATAAGGTCTGGGTGCCATTTTTGTCAGACAGGCAGGCTTCGACGAGCTGAATGGGTTGGCGATCGCACAATTTTTCGAGCTTTTTCACTGGGGAAGGTTCGACAGCAATGGTTTGAAAGCCGAGCTTGGCAAAGAGTTCGCAGTAGAAAGCAAAGGTGCCAACCCCAACATCCACGCAAATCCCTTTTCGGTCGGGATCTATCTCCGGCAAAATCTCCTTCAGGAGCGCCTGACAACAACTTTCGACTTGCATAGATGTAATTTTGCTATCCCGATGTGGACAGCTTGCCATGTTTTTCGAGCACGAACATTGTAGGGGATGATGTCATTTCCTTTGGTACAGCGAAAGAATAGCTGCTTTATCCTAAAAATGAGGTGAGATATGACAACTTAAAATATGGCAAATCTAGAACAAGTTAATTTGCTAACTACTGGTGGTGTGAAGCAGTGGAATAAATGGCGTGAGGACAATCCAAATATAGAAATCAATTTTAGTCATGCAAATCTGCAAAATACTAACCTCGATTTCGTCAATCTCAAAAATGCTCAACTCGATTCCACGAACCTGGAAAATTCCCAGCTTTATAACGCAAGCCTTAAGGCCGCTAACCTAGAAAATGCCAATCTCAAAAATGTAGAACTTGACTCCAGTAACCTCACATCTGCCAATCTCAAAAATGCAATCCTAACTTTTACCGAACTCGAATATGCCAACCTCAACAACGCAGAACTCGTTGCTGCCAACTTAAAAAATGCGAACCTTACTTCCGCTGAACTCGAATATGCGAACCTTAACAACAGTAATCTCAACTTTGCCAACCTTGAAAATGCCAAATTTTACAACGCAGACCTTTCAAACGGACTCCTTAGAGTAGTAACTGCGATAGGAACATCTTTTAAAAATGCGACGTTAACTGGGGCTTGCATCGAAGATTGGCATATCAACAACAAAACTAATTTTGAAGATGTGATTTGTGATTATGTCTATTTAAAATGGGATTACGAAAACAATAAACCCACCGAACGTCGCCCTGCCGATCCCAGTCGCAATTTTGAGCCAGGCGAATTCACGAAAGTTTTTCAGATCGCTCACGAAACAGTTGATTTATTTTTTCGTGAAGGCATTGATTGGCAAGCATTTTTAAGCTCTTATCAAAATGTCCAGCTCGAAAGTGATCATGGTGAACTAGATATTCGCGCTATCGAAAAATCACCAGATGGCTCCTTTGTTATTCGTGTCGATGTCCCAGAAAGCACAAACAAAGCAGATCTCGAAGCCGAATTTTATGAACGTTATGAAGGCGAACTAAAACGACTCGAAGGCGTTTATCAACGGAAACTCCAAGCCAAAGATCGCGAGATTGAGAGTTACCGCCGAGAGAGCGCAAACATGACCGAAATCGCTAAACTTTTAGCAAATAGACCCATCACCGTTGAGGCAAAAGCAGTGGCAGGCGACAACATCAAACAATCCGGCAACTTTGGCATTGGTCATATGAGTGGCGGCGAAATTCAGAGTGGCGCGAAAGTCGCTGGCGTATATAACGAAGCCACCGAACAAAATCTTGCCCAGGCAGCCGCAGACATTAAAGCGTTGATCGACCAACTTGAAGGCGATTACGAATCGACACCAATGGGCAACATGCAGATGGGCACAGAAATCGTGAGCCGCATTAGCCAAAACCCCACCCTAAAAAGCCGCGTTATTAATGCTATCAAAGAAGCCTCTGTCGCCGCATTCGAGGAAGCCATTTCCCATCCCGTCGCCTCGATTGTCATTGCCGGAACAAAAGGATTTATCGAAGCAGAATGAAGTCAGCGCCATTAATTGGCTGGTGGTGAAAGCCATGTTTAAAACAGGATCCCCCCTAGCCCCCTTACAAAAGCAGGGCTGTTTCATTCTAAAGAAGAAGTAAGAGAATGAGAGTAAAGAAGAAGTTGGTGACAAAAAATGGGCGAAAGTTTGCTGGAGGCATTGAATCGTATTGAAGACCCAAGAGAAGCATCAGGACGAAGACACTCACTGCCTCTAATCTTGTTAATTAACGTGAGTTCTGGATAAGGAAAGAAAAGGAGAAAGCCCATATCGTGGAAGTTGTAACGAATCCACGGCTTTCTCCCATGTCCAGTCTAGAGGCTCTGTTTTGCCATGTTAATGATTTCTGCCAAGTCTTTGAACCCTTATGGCATCAAGCGTTACTCAGCTCTGGCAAAAAATACCGTCGCCGTCAGAGAAGCCTCAGTCTGAGTGAGGTGATGACTATTCTCATTGCTTTCCATCAATCTCACTATCGAAATTTCAAGCATTTCTATCTCATCAAGGTGAAATGCGATTGGCAACAAGAGTTTCCTCTAGCTGTGAGCTATCAACGCTTTGTGACATGGATACCTTCGAGCTTGATTCCTCTCTGTACATATCTGCGACGATGCTTCGGACAATGCACTGGTATTAGCTTCATTGATGCCACCAGCATCAAGGTTTGCCATAATCGCCGTATCTCTCAACACCGTGTTTTTGAAGGTTGCGCGGCAAGGGGCAAGACTTCGGTGGGATGGTTCTTCGGCTTCAAACTACACCTGGTCATCAATGAGCGAGGAGAATTACTCAACGTCCAAGTGACGCCCGGAAATACCGATGACCGCCAACCTGTAGTGGAGTTATGGCAAGACTTATGGGGTAAAGTCTTTGCCGATAAAGGCTATGTCTCACAATCTTTAGCCCAGCATCTTCAAGAGGAACATGAGGTGACCCTAATGGCTAAACCTCGTCGAAATATGAAGCATCATTTGATGGTTTATCAAGATAAACTTTTTGCTCGTAAGCGGGCTTTGATTGAGACAGTTATTGACCAACTGAAGAACATCTCACAGATTGAACATTCCCGACATCGCAGTCCCACAAACTTTTGTGTGAACTTGCTGTGTGGGCTGATTGCTTACTGCCATCAACCCAAAAAACCTTCTTTACAGCTTGATTAGACCTATCATTCCTTATCCAGAACTCACGTTAAATACAACACTACATAAACATGATCTCTGGCATCATGAATGGCGATCGCCTCTTTTTAGCGACTGAGACCATATGCCCAATGCATAAAAAAGATTGAAATCGCGAGTAACAAACCGATAATGCCCCACTTCCACCAAGTTGTTTTTTGTGATCTAATAAGCACCAAAGATATACTCAAAGGCAGTAGCACACCTATTTCAATACCTAAGTTGTAATAGAAAAAATAGTTACTGAGACTTGGTTTACCAGCACTTGGCAGTAATCCAAAAGGTAATTTGAAGACTCTTTTATCCAGTGGCCATGCGAGCGGAATGGCAGTGACACCGACTAATAAATCTAGACAAAGATGGGAAAAACTGGCGAGGCAAAGCGGCAGAGCTGCTGCGAGTAATTCTTTGCGGTCAAGACGAGCAATCTTTAAGACAATCAGCGTAAGACTCGGTAGAAGACTGACATAAAAAATTGAATGGGTAATCCTTATTCCTGAATTTGCACTGGGATGGAAAAAAGGCACAACATAATCGAAGTCTGGGGTGATCGCCACCACAATGAGCCAGCTAAGCCAAAAGATTTTGCCGTAGGTCGTTTTTATAAATGATGGCGATTTACCAAGAATTCCAACTGTCATTCCAGCTAAACCATGACCGACAAATGAAGACATTTAGATAATTAATTACCTTAATGGAAGTGTCTTATATTTTTTGAGGCTTTATTGATTTAATTCTTTGGTTTTATCAGCATTATTCTCGGTCGAAGATGCTCCTTGTAATACAAAAGTGGCGTGTAAAGCCCGGATTGACGAGTAAAAAATAATGAATGATAAAACTATATTTGTGCCACCTTCACTTATACCTAGGGCATTTAGACAAGTTGAGATAACTGAAATGACACTGAGGAGCAAGAGCAGTATTGCGACAATTCTTGATTTAGTCGTTAAAAGAAGTCCTGCTAATACAGCATAAATAATTCCATCTAGTACTGCGATCGGAGAAATGAAAAATCCTAATATTGCTTGTAAACCCGCGATAAAAAAGAAGACATAGGAGATATCCTTAATGACTTTAATAGCTTCGCTACGATTTTCGATTGGTTTGAATAATTGATTGTTTTTCATGTTGTTATTTCATCATTTTTGATGATTTTCAAAAGTTAGCGATCGCCGCTAGGTTTTGCTGGGTGTAAGCACCCAATAGAGACAAGGAACAACAAGTAAAGCAATTAAGGTTGAAGCGACTAATCCAAAGCCAATCGCACTCGCTAGTGGAAACCAAATCGGATCGCTTAGTGCCAATGGAATTACACCAACAATAGTCGTGATACTGGTGGTTAAAATTGGTCGCAATCGATCTGAAGCTCCTCTTGCCGCAGCATCACGAACTTTCATCCCAGATTCGCGGTGAGTGTTCATGGTTTCGACCATAACGATCGCATCATTCACCACGATTCCGATTAAAGCGATAATGCCGATAACGGCAGGGAAAGACATAGGAATTTGGAAAACGAAAAAGCCTGTAAATGTCCCAATCAAAGCAAAAGGAATCGCCAGCATAATGATCAGCGGCTGAGTGAAGGAACTGAACTGAATGACTAATACTGAAAAAATTAGAAATAGCGCTAAAATACCCATCTGTCCCGCAGAGGAAAAAGTTTCGCCTTGGGTCTCTAGTTCGCCTGCAAATTTGTAGTCATAGCCTTGTCCCCAAGTCTTTTTCATCTCAGTCATTGCGGGTTCGAGCTCTGCGACAATTTCCCCAACAGTGCGGCCACTATTTTTTGCGAGGACGGTTACTGTGCGTTGGGCATCTTTGTGGGTAATTGATAATGGCGCATTACCAAATTCTGGATCGAGCACTTGAATTCCGGCGATCGTTTCGCCACTGCCGACTAGCAATGGCAAACTCAATAATTCATCGCGACGAGTTGGGCCACCAACGCTACCATTGCGGGATGCCCATTGGGTACTGAGACGAATTTCGAGATCTTCTTGGCCGCCACCCAGTGAAAAGTTTCCGATGTCGTTATCTGTCATTAAATAACGGCCTTGGGTTGCTAAATCGTTGTCCGATAAATCATAGAAATTTAGAGCTTCACGGCGGGGTCGTAATTTGATGTCTGGTCGTAATGCACCCAAGTCATCCCGCACGTCGATTGCTCCCGGAATTTGGCGTAGGGCAAGTTGCACTTCCCCAGAGATTTGTCGTAACCGATTCATATCGGTACCAATTAGCTCAATCTCGATGGGATCGCCAGCTTCACCCGTGGGTTGACCGTTCACAACTAATGAAGCACCGGGATATTTCCGAATTAACTCATTCAGTTCTGTGCGGAGGTCATCGACATATTCAAAGG from [Leptolyngbya] sp. PCC 7376 includes:
- a CDS encoding transposase family protein, with translation MSTYEQLQHLSTEQFRKACGVKLQTFNRLVEVLAEAKAKQKPGRPSVLSLENQLLLTLEYLREYRTYFPIAQSWGIHESTVCRMVQKTENTLIKETDCHLPSMKQLHGSEELSLTVVVMDAIEQAIEKPKKTTSLLLRKKKHHSLKAQIVIAWQWAQIICCDCEKGSTHDFKLLKKSRVHFQQGQLCLADAGYQGIHKRHQRSHTPHKKPRGGEFTASRNRRISS
- a CDS encoding isochorismate synthase MenF, translated to MGKTLWRDHLDPNHGSGLATVGNSPTVYQSRQQISQPEWQKFLTTPASIRQDEIFSEVLPIQPVDLLQVLRGVERKVNIQLNHFYWEQRTQTKAILGLGVLRELILDGDRRFQIAQDFIEQCQRNLHHTLDVAIPYFDCGFTFFAHQQPNSPFPAAQISIPRIQIFQLDQQYFLVVNGDHRHRSMLARIAKQVKRFIENLPTLKLSGKKASQVIMHSSSHSFVGGVKNALQLIEQGDLSKVVLAHALDVTAEKPFDIVNALDNLRDRHPDCCVFSRRNLRGDTFIGASPERLLAIQDGKLLTDALAGSAPRGTTDEADYAFAHNLLHSEKERREHQAVANFLIEQLQDLKLQPQVAERTLLKLSNIQHLWTPITANLPEHIHPLEIVAKLHPTPAVAGVPRVIACDHIRQAEPFDRNLYAAPIGWLDSHGNAEFIVAIRSALIRGKHARLYGGAGIVAGSQPEREYAEVQLKLTSLLNALT
- a CDS encoding FkbM family methyltransferase; this encodes MNIFEIPIVSSLIFLARYFTDKSAFKSQKKLITLREPTIFDVGAHVGQTAKQYRRFFPKSKIYSFEPFPDSFEKLQAKYQKDQRVFPQNVAVSETSGRLSLNVNSDAATNSVLPIADEGKVCWGDRLKSKDNLEVKSVSIDDFCAENLIHHIDILKLDLQGHELAALKGAKTMLQKQAVDLVYLELLVSKSYENQPQLHEYLTLFAEYDYKFLDFYSPIRKGVQLIQCDLIFVSQNLNDKILRSIKKGGFSTS
- a CDS encoding FkbM family methyltransferase yields the protein MQVESCCQALLKEILPEIDPDRKGICVDVGVGTFAFYCELFAKLGFQTIAVEPSPVKKLEKLCDRQPIQLVEACLSDKNGTQTLYMGNFASMANENFNSLEPAWFGSSPDTKEVKALDLPTFLSDTNIENLTCLKLDIEGWEPVVMKQLPTISAEQLPQILMFEYGGGSPRSQGGKGWSESFLEGTMLCLETLKNCGYGFSILIDYAHEATSKIFDLQTQTLNPDELFLENALYGNIISFREGSFSEEAIAKICKPYKGGVINWLVGKAVSK
- a CDS encoding pentapeptide repeat-containing protein, encoding MANLEQVNLLTTGGVKQWNKWREDNPNIEINFSHANLQNTNLDFVNLKNAQLDSTNLENSQLYNASLKAANLENANLKNVELDSSNLTSANLKNAILTFTELEYANLNNAELVAANLKNANLTSAELEYANLNNSNLNFANLENAKFYNADLSNGLLRVVTAIGTSFKNATLTGACIEDWHINNKTNFEDVICDYVYLKWDYENNKPTERRPADPSRNFEPGEFTKVFQIAHETVDLFFREGIDWQAFLSSYQNVQLESDHGELDIRAIEKSPDGSFVIRVDVPESTNKADLEAEFYERYEGELKRLEGVYQRKLQAKDREIESYRRESANMTEIAKLLANRPITVEAKAVAGDNIKQSGNFGIGHMSGGEIQSGAKVAGVYNEATEQNLAQAAADIKALIDQLEGDYESTPMGNMQMGTEIVSRISQNPTLKSRVINAIKEASVAAFEEAISHPVASIVIAGTKGFIEAE
- a CDS encoding IS982 family transposase, with translation MSSLEALFCHVNDFCQVFEPLWHQALLSSGKKYRRRQRSLSLSEVMTILIAFHQSHYRNFKHFYLIKVKCDWQQEFPLAVSYQRFVTWIPSSLIPLCTYLRRCFGQCTGISFIDATSIKVCHNRRISQHRVFEGCAARGKTSVGWFFGFKLHLVINERGELLNVQVTPGNTDDRQPVVELWQDLWGKVFADKGYVSQSLAQHLQEEHEVTLMAKPRRNMKHHLMVYQDKLFARKRALIETVIDQLKNISQIEHSRHRSPTNFCVNLLCGLIAYCHQPKKPSLQLD
- a CDS encoding metal-dependent hydrolase → MSSFVGHGLAGMTVGILGKSPSFIKTTYGKIFWLSWLIVVAITPDFDYVVPFFHPSANSGIRITHSIFYVSLLPSLTLIVLKIARLDRKELLAAALPLCLASFSHLCLDLLVGVTAIPLAWPLDKRVFKLPFGLLPSAGKPSLSNYFFYYNLGIEIGVLLPLSISLVLIRSQKTTWWKWGIIGLLLAISIFFMHWAYGLSR